The genomic stretch TGGTCGCCGAATCGTGATTCCCAACTCGGAGCTATTCACCAACTCTGTCACCGTTAATACTGCCTTCGATCATCGTCGCCTGGAGTATGATGTGGGAATTGGATATGGCGATGATATCGAGGAAGCCAAACGGCTAATTCTAGAAGCAATTCACGAAATAGAAGGCGTGTTGCAAGATCCTGCACCGGATGTGATCGTCGTTGATTTAGCGGCAAGCTCTGTGAATATTCGTGCCCGCTGGTGGGTGAAGCCGCCTCGTCGAGCAGATGTACTGGCTTTACAGGACAGGGTACTCACGGCGATTAAGAATAAACTGGTTGCCAACGGCATCGATCTTCCCTTCCCGACTCAGCAAATTCTATTCCACGACCAAACCGAGGAAACGGATGGCGATCGTTCCCGGCAGCGAGAAGGCTGGTCAGCAGGCAAGCAGGACGTTCCTAAACCGCGCAGCATTAGCGGCTCACTGCGAAAATTAGCAGAAATTCGATTGCAGCAGGACGGCAATGGTCGGACGTCAGATGACGCATGAATCATACAAAGCTGAGTAAACTTTGGGATAGCCTGCGATCGAGCTACTGGTTTTTGCCCACGCTGATCGCAGGAATTGCGTTTGTGCTGGCGCTGGGACTGCTAGAAATTGATCGATCGGGGAATGCGCCGGGCTGGTGGTGGCTTTACACGGGAGGTCCGGATGGGGCTAGATCGATGCTTTCCACCATTGCAAGTTCAATGGCAACCGTTGCCGGAACCGCATTTTCGATCACGATCGTTGCGCTTCAGCTCGCGGCTTCCAACTTCGGACCTCGCCTGCTGCGAAACTTTATGCAGGACATGGGCAATCAAATCGTTCTGGGAACCTTCCTGGGAACGTTTCTCTACTGTTTGCTGGTTCTGCGAAATATTCGCAGCGAAGGCTTTAATCAATTTGTACCGCAGCTTTCGGTCTCGATCGGCATTGTGCTTGCGATCGTCAGTGTTCTGGTGTTGATTTACTTTATTCACCACGCCTCAACTATTATTCAGGCTTCCCAGGTCATTACCGATGTGGGCAAAGAATTCGATCGCGCCATCGATCGTCTATTTCCAGAGCGGCTTGGACACCAGGCACAGCAGCATCAAAGACCCGTGGGGGAAATTCCCAGTGATTTTGAAACGCGATCGGTGCTGGTGCGTTCGCAGGATAAGGGATATCTACAGGCGATCGACGATGCGGAACTGATGAAAATCGCCTGTCAGACCGATGGGCTGCTGTGGCTGAAGACCCAACCTGGCAAGTATGTAATTTCCAGTAGTCCAGTCGTTTCGTTTTATCCGAAAGAACGTTATTCCCCCGAAATCGCCAAGAAGATTAATCGCGTCTTTATTTTCGGCAAGGAACGCACTGAGCAGCAGGACATTGCCTTCCCGATTCAACAGCTCGTTGAGGTGGCGCTACGGGCAATTTCTCCGGCGGTGAATGATCCCTATACGGCGATTCGCTGTATCGATCGACTGAGTGCAGGATTCAGCCAGCTGGTGCAGCGCGATTTTCCTTCACCTTACCGCTACGATGAGTTTTATAATCTGCGCGTGATTGCCGAACCTGTAAAGCTGGAATCTCTGTTTGACTGTGCCTTTAGCCCTATTCGTCAGTACGCCCAATCGGATTCGGCAGTCACAGGACATCTGCTGGACGCGATCGCTCTGATTGCAGATCATGCGAAAACGTCAGAACAAAAGCGAGCTTTGCGCCATCACGCAGATATGATTCTACGAGGCAGCCAGCAGGGATTGTCTGAGGAATGCGATCGACAAACGATCGAAGAACGGTATCAGGCTGTTTTAAGGGCGTTGAGTTAAAGCTAAGACTGACGTTGACAACTGCTGCGACCGATGATCCAGTTGGTTTGCGAATCGCGATCGGCAGTGCTGATGCTCACTGTAAATTTGCTTATTGTGAATTTGTTTACTATGAATTTGTTTACTATGAATTTGTTTACTATGAATTTGCTTACTATGAATTTGCTTACTGTGAATCTTCAGAGTGATTGGAGGATTGGGACGAGAACTGGTTTAAGGTGTCTCTCAGGGCAGGTTCTACCTGAACGGAACGCAGGTGCAGGTCTCGCTGGGGAAACGGAATTTCGATTTGCCATCGCTGCAATGCTTCAAAAATCAGAAAGTTCAGGTCGCTTTTGAGTATGAATTGACGACTGGGTGTTCCTGTCCAAACCAGCAAGTCAAAGTGGAGTGCGCTATCCCCAAAGCCGTGAAACAGAACTTTTGGCGGCGGCGATTGCAGAACATCTGGATGACTCTGCGCTGCTTCCAGTAATGCCTTCTGAACTATCTTCGGATCTGAACGATGAGTTACACCGATCGGAATATGCAGCCGAGACACAGGATTGCGGTGGCTCCAGTTAATCACCTCTTTTTCTAAAAAGCGGGAATTAGGCACGATAATAGAAACGTGATCCAGCGTTCTAATTTCTGTACTGCGGGCACCAATCCGCTCAACCGTACCCTCAAACTCTCCAACTTCAACAAAGTCTCCGACTTGAATCGGTCGTTCAAACACTAAAACAAGCCCGCTGCCAAAATTCTTTGCGATATCTTGCAGTCCAAATCCAATTCCAACGCCCAGTGCGCTTGCCAGGATAGTCAAAGAACTGAGATCCAGTCCCCAAATCTGGAGCAGGATGATGGTGGCGATCGTCACGACGCTATACTTCGTGAGCATCGCAATGACTTCTTGCAGTCCGCGATTAATCCCTGCACGCTGCAACACGCGAGAGCGCAGGAGGTTGGTGAGAATGCCTGCCAGGATAATGATGGCAAAGAGGAGGGCACCGAGAATGAGCAGATCGATAATAGAGTATGCGCGTCTGCCCAAAGTTAGTACAGGAGCCGTGAGGCTTGAAATAATCGAATAAATTGCCTGATTGCTCCAGCGGCGCGTTGCCGGAAACAAATTGGTAATGTACAGCGCAACGCCAACCCACAGTCCTGTCCGAGCGGTACTCACAAGCAATCTGAGAAATAGCTCCAGCGGCGCATGAACTTCAGATTCAGCCGCATGGGTTTGGGTACGCTGATGTACGATCGCCAGTAATCGAAGCTTCAATCTGCCCAGAAAAGCGTGAAGGACGATCGCACCCCCTATCACGAAAGCCATCTGGATCAGGACGAAGGGTAGGCTCATATCAGAATTGAGGATTGCTGGATCGGCAGCAGGCTGTGCGGCAGTCGGCAAAACCAGGCGACCTGACATTAGGCTAATAAAGCTTAGGGAGAACAATAACAGTTTAATACGCATGGAGGAAAATCGCTCAGTAGCATAATCATGCCAGCAAAACCGTTATAGAAGCGGTTCCGTCCAACAAGTTCAACCCTGAGGATGAGTTTGGACAGCTTGCGAACTCCTGCTTTGGGTTTGTATATGAAATGCTTTTAAAGGCTAATTTGATATCGTTTATTTTTATGGGTTAGATGTGCTAGATATAATCCAACCCTAACTTGTGATGAAAAAATATTTGAAATAAACGAATGGAATTACTCAAAAATTGAACTGATTTTCAAAGCCATTAATAGAGACTTTAGAATTCAAAATAAATATGATATTCCTAGCCTACTTTTAATCGTGACAGTTAAAGTTACATCAATCTCAGGGACAAATGGTGAATAGAGCAACTCTAAGTAGCAGAATTAGCACCAAACACCAAAACCGAACGGCGGTATCACTTCCTACCACTGAAACGGCAAACAGGTATATCTGTTAAACCGGGTCTGAAGGGCGATGGAGCCAGTTATACACCCCTGCTGCAACAACGGCTCCTATAAAATGGGCAGTTACTGCGGTTGTGTTAGCTGCCGCAACAAAAATGTCCAGCGATCGAATAATTCGATTTGGGTCATAGATGGCAACTCCCTGCGGCTGGGCAACTGATTTCGCTAAAAGCACTGCAAGCGTTGTTCCCGTTCCTAGAATTGCCAGGAGCATTCCCACAAAACCGACGATAGTTCCTAACCGCACCACTTCTATAACTTTCATTCGATGGGGATGGATTACAGGGTCAGGATGCCGAAGTCGCTTACCAAATCGAATCAGCCGAAATGCCAGGTAAATTCCAAACAGCAGAACTAACACACTGCTGACTGCCCAGAAGATGCCCACGCCCAAACCAGGCGTTGTAGCCTGCGTAGCGACAGCCGCGCCAGGAATTCCAGGAGGAGCAACGATCGCTTGATTAAAAGTTCGCCCAGAAGCCGCTAATATCAACAGCACGCTGGAAGTTGCCGCAAGCGCAATCTGAATCACAAAGCTTGACCATCCAGTAATTCGTAAAATGGTGGCAACCCGTTCGAGATGATTGCCCGGCGATTTTACCTCTACGTTAGTTTGCATCGCTTGTTGATCCGCTTCGTCTAGGGGGCTTGGCTACTTACCAGCGTATCGAACCGGGAATTTTACTACGTCTGTCTAACGTTGGAAATGAGGCGATGGAAATGAGATGCAGGGTTACGAGCTGTACTCTCTATGCAGAGAAGGCTGTTAGAGGAATGCCGGAACTGTTTAGGAGGAACCGTGCAGAAAATGTGATTTGCTGTAATGCCCTGGGACAGAGTTGGATTTCGTTGTGCTTTCGCTAGGGTGGATAAGACCTAAGAATAAAATGATGCTGTGAATGTTTTCTGGCTTAAAGTCTTCTGGCTGAAAATCTTCTGGCTCAAAGTCTTCCGGCTCAAAGTCTTCCGGCTGCAAGTCAAATTTCTCCTCCAATGCATGAGTTTTGGCGTCTTTTTTCTGCCCCTGGCAGCTTTCCCGGCACAGAGCGCAGAACGCATTACGCTGTCCTACGGAATTTTGCAGCGATCGATTTCTATTGATTCGCTAGAAGCCTATGCCCGAACGGGAGAAGTGGATGAAGAGTTAGAAGTTTACATTGAGAACGTTAGTCCAGCGCAGGTTGCCCAGCTTCGACAGGTGTTGCAGACTCCGATCACCCTCAGTCCGGTCGAGGTGACGCAGTTTCTCTATACGCCAATCGGGGAACAGCTGCTAGAACGGATTAGCACCCTGATTCGCACAGATGCGCCCAGGTCAGGCTTTTATGCGCTGCGATCGGCTCTTATTCTGGCGGCGGCTGATCCGGATGGCTTTACCCCCTTAACGGTATTACAGCAGTACCCGCTGGAGAATCTGGATATTAACCTGACTCGCAGTTTACGAACGGTGGATGCGGTACAAAGCCTAGTTAACGAGACGCAGCAGGCGATCGCACAAATTAATCAGCAGTCTCAGGTACAGGCAAATCAGTCTCCCCTCAATACCGCTCTGCTCTCGGCGATGAACCCCTCCCGACCAGGAAATTTTACCTGGACAAAGGAAACGATCGTCTTAAATGACTCATCACGCGATCGAACCCTCCCCGTTGATATTTATTTGCCCGTTTATTTGCCCGTTGCTTCCAGTCCGCGTCCAGTCATTGTGATCTCGCACGGGCTTGGCTCCGATCGTGCCAGCTTTGCCTACTTAGCGCAACATCTTGCCTCCTACGGTTTTGTGGTTGCAGTTCCAGAGCATCCCGGTAGCAGTGCCGCCCAACTGCAAGCCCTGGTGGAGGGCAGAGCCGATCGCGTTACCGACCCCAGTGAATTCGTTAACCGACCGCTGGACGTGAAATATTTGCTGGATGAACTCAGCCGTTTGTCCCAGTCCGAGCCAGTCTTTCAGAATCGCTTGAATCTGCAACAGGTGGGCATTGTGGGGCAATCCTTTGGTGGCTATACTGCCCTTGCACTCGCGGGAGCTAAACTTCAGCTTGATCAACTTCAAACGGACTGCCAGAATTTGAGAAATTCATTAAATCTATCGCTGGTGCTTCAATGCCTCGCTCAGCGCTTACCGCAGTCCCAGTACGATTTATCGGATTCTCGCATCAAAGCAGCGATCGCAATTAACCCCGTCAGCAGCAGTATTTTGGGGCAAGCTGGATTAAACCAAATTCGGATTCCCGTCATGGTTATTGCAAGCGGCAATGATACAGTCTCTCCAGCCTTACCGGAGCAGATTCAGCCTTTTAACTGGATTGCGAGTTCCAATAAGTATCTGGTTGTCATCAACAATGCAACCCATTTCTCAACCGTTGATGCATCTCCTAATGCGGTGCTGTCTGTTCCCCCTGAAGTCATTGGGGCAGATCCTGCGCTTGCCCGTCAGTATGTTCGGGCGTTAAATGTCGCTTTTTTTGAAACCTTTGTGGCAAACCAGCCCGGCTACCAGCCCTACTTGAGTGCTGCTTATATTCGCGCAATCAGCCAGGAGCCTCTTCCACTCAGCCTGGTGCTTGAATCAGCGCTAAAGTCCTAGCCTGTTTGTCTCCCGTCTGTCTTCCGTCTGTCTTCTATTTGTCTCCTACTGGGCAATTGAAACGCTAGCTGCCGATCGCCAATCTTCCAGCATCAACTGACTTTGTACCGTCTACTTCGCTAGCGACTTCCACCAGGCGATCGAATGTTTCCTGATCCGGCACAGATCCCTCTAGAACAATTCTGCTGCCGTCCTGCTTCAGCGTTGCAGTCTCTACCGATCGCAGTTCAGGAATTGCATCGAATGCGGCTGCAACTCGTTTTGCCAAACCCTGAACGTCAAATTCTCCTTCCAACCCCATTTTTTCCGGCACGACTGGAGGTTCATGCTGTCCCGCTTTTTCCCGCAGATCCCAGTCATATTGACCCGTCAGCCCAGGACTCATCTGCGAGCCTTGGACACTGCTGCTCCGCTTCATCTTCATCTGCTGCGCTTCTGTACCAGGTGATTCTATGCCGAACAGTCTTTGTAACCATCCCATATTTCTATCCTCCTGGTCAGTATTTTCAAGGGTTGAGCGGCTGTTAATGCAGTTGCTAATGCAGTTGTTGATTTGGTTACTGATTCGGTTATTGCTTTGGTTATTGATTCAGTTAAGAATGCGGTTGCCCAACTGATATTGGTTTACGCTCACCTATCCTAAAACTCTGCTTGGAGAAGTTCATCGCCCACTTGAGAGATAACGGAAATGGGACAAATGAATTGGAGCTGCCAGCGAAGAAGGTGCAGGGGTGGGGTTCGTTGTCTCCTTCTATTCGCCAGCGGTCTCCGGCTACTTTTGCTGATGTTTCCAGATCTTGTACAGATTCCTTTTCAAATTCTTTTACAGATCCTTATTTCCTTATTACAGATTCACAGAATTACAGATTCTTGGAGAGAACTCTTGGTCTTCTACGCGATCGCCTGGGCTGTCCAAACGGTGAGATTCCGTTCAGAAAATGCATTGTGCGGCTCACAAACTCTTCCTCTGCGCTTTGCGCTTCTCGATGTCCTAAACTCCGTAATCCATTTAAATCGAGGAAGCTAAACACAACCTTTGAGAAAAAGGGAACGAGGCAGAACAAAAAGGTATCCACGTTCTGATCAAACAGACGCAATCCAGAAGGACCCGTAATCCAGATTAGCGGATAGCAAATCCAGGTGATAGTAAAGAAAGTGGTGAGTCCGTTGTAGAAGCTGGCTAACTCCGCATCGCCCCTGGTTTTATCGCGCAGAGGTCCCCAGATGCCCCACAGCACAACCAAAAACGCGACACAGCCGATCGTGTACCACAGATACCGCACCCAGGGAACATCAGAAAGGTCAGCGATTAAGCCTGTGACAATCACAATCACCTGCGTTGCCATCAGGGAAAAGATCAGTGTCCAGTCCTTGGATTTGTGGTGGTGCATTGCCGTCCAGGACAGCGACATCAGAAGCAGTGGGGTTGTCACGATCCAGTCGCAGTAGCGGGCGAAGTGGGTGATTTGCCCTGCAATTTCAATCTTGCCTTGCTCCAGTCCGTCTCCGCTGGTTGGCAGCGTCATGAGCAGATACATTAAGCCCGACCAGAGGGGAATAAAGGTTGCAACAAAGTATTCCAGTCGGGGAATCCCACGCGGATTTCGACCGAGTAGGGCAAAGTAAATTGCGCCGATCGACATCCCGCCAATATAGAGCCAATGCCAAAGACTCTGCCAATCCATCCGCTGTTTCTCCTTGTTAGTTAAAAATAGATTTATCGCTGTTGAATTTGTCGCTGTTGAATTTGATGATCAGTCAGGTCGAGAAGGGTCTGCCATAATGGTGTTAATTTTTACCCCTTGCTACAGAAGAAATCGCAATTCTGCCTCTATCCATTGGGTGAACCATTGACTAAACCATTGGATGAATTATGAGAAATTTATCTGATCATTAACTTCTTGATAGGTCTTTCAGTATTAAGCATTCTACGTGAATGTGATATAAAAATGACAGTATGATTGCCTTAACAAAATTAGAAGTTTCTCTCATTTAATCTGTCTACATCAGGCATTTTGGACTTGCTTTGCTGCTGTTTATAGAGCGATCCTTTCTGTCTTGTATTTGAGGTGCAGGGATGGAACTCTGTACGGGGAGAAAGCCCCATACTCCCTTTCCCACCAATCATTTGTGATTGCTATAGTTCTCATCTGTTTTTTATGACATCTACTCTTGGCGAGTTTAAGGGCGAGTTTAAGGAGGTTTGCGAACTGTTTATTTCTATCGCGAAGCGTCTGTTAATTAATGAAGATTGCCCTAATGGGGAGTGCCTTTCCTACCATTTTCATACCTTTAAATGGGCATAATATTGTGGAGTGTTATGGGGCAGGTAGTCGGTCATGAAAATTCTACTGGTGGAGGATGATTCATTTACGAGGGAAGCGATCGCCGCAATGTTGACCTCGCATCACCACGCAGTCGATCAGGCTAACGATGGGCAGATGGGGTTAGAGCTGGTGAGCCTGTGGAATTATGATCTGATTCTGCTGGATGTTGACCTTCCGAAGCTGACCGGAATCCAGCTTTGCAAACAGCTTCGATCGCAGGGATGTACAGTGCCGATCCTGATGTTGACCGTTCACGGTTCCGATGAGTCTATTGTTCAGGGTTTAGACGCAGGTGCCGACGATTATGTCGTGAAGCCCTGCGAACCCGCTCAACTTCTGGCACGAATCCGGGCGATCTCTCGACGGGGGGGCACTGTTGTTCCCTCAGCCCTGTTGACCTGGGGCAATCTCAGTCTCGATCCCGCTGCTGCCGAAGTCACCTATCATCAACAGCCCATTTCCTTAAGCGCCAAGGAATACAGTCTGCTGGAGCTATTCCTGCGTCATCCCAAACAGATCTTCAACCGGGATGCCATTCTCGATCGCCTCTGGTCAATTGATGCAACGCCCACAGAAAAGGCCGTGACGAATCTGGTAAAAGACCTGCGACACAAGCTTAAAGCTGGAGGAATGGCTGAAGAAATCGTGGCGACGGTTTATGGTTTGGGCTACCGCCTGACGGAAGAACCCCAAAAGTTTGCCCTATCCGACTCAGAACCGTTACGGTTTGCCCCAGAGTCTTTGGCACAGGAGCCTCTATCCCAGAACGGGGAGCGGCAGATAAATGAGCAGTGGGACAAATGGCAGAATGGAGCAGCCCAGCTAGCAGCCCGATTTCAGGCATCTCTGGAGCAGCGACTTGCAGTTTTAGAAGCGGGAGTTCAAGCTGCCCAGACTAATACCCTGGATGACGATCGCCGCCGAGCTGCAAAAGCAGAGGCACACCGTTTGGCAGGGGCGTTAGGCACATTTGGCTATGAGCAGGGGTCGGTTCTGGCACGAGCGATCGAACAAATCCTTGAAAAAAAAGTACCGGTACGGCAAAAACACCTTTCCCAACTGTCCCAGCTTCTAACAGACCTGAAACAAAGCCTGGCTCAACCCGCTACTTCGCCCCAATTTATGTCACCTCAGGGGCAACCTTCGGAGCAGCCTTCCGCTTCAGCCGCTGCGCTACCGCAGGATATTGTCATTCTTGTGCTTGATGCTGATCCCCACTTCACGCCCGATTTGAAGAAACTGCTGCCCCAAGCCATTCAGACGATTCATGCGCGAGATTGGACAACAGCGTTTAGCCAGAATCTAGACAGTTCTCCAGCGCTCATTTTACTCAACCTCGATTGGGTGAAAGCACCGGACGGCATGAGCCAGTGGCATCGCCTCAAACGAACCTATCCCGATGCAAAAGTGCTGATTCTTGCAGACCAGGATCACCTGCCAGATCGGGTGCTTGCTGCTCAACTTGGAAGCGATCGCTACATTGTAAAAACCGCAGAGCGAGGCGATCTCTCCGCCATGATGACCCAGGTTATTACCCAGTTTGGGGTGCAGACAAGGTGTGCCCAGGTTCTCATCCTGGATGACGATAAAACGTTCCTGAGGCTTCTGACCCATCTGCTAAAACCCTGGGGACTGGAAGTGACTGGACTCTCCGATCCCACTCAGTTCTGGGATCTTCTAACTACGGTTAACCCTGACCTGCTTTTACTGGATGTGGAGATGCCAGGGTTCAGCGGACTGGAACTGTGCCGGGTTGTGCGACAGGATGCCTACTACGGCGATATGCCGATTCTAGTGATTACCGCCCATATCGATCGTGAGTGGGTTCAGCAGGTCTTTGCCGCCGGAGCCGATGATATGATCACTAAGCCAGTCGTTGGTCCAGAACTGGTAACACGAGTTCTCAGCCGCATAGAACGATCGCGATCTCGGCAGCGACTCGATCAGCTGCATCGCCTGAACGCTTTGTCCAGCAGTACGGGGGACAAACCTGGATAGAAAGCCATTTACCATTTAGGGGAGGGCAGCCCCTTTTATCTCACACTGCTTATCTCACACTGCTTATTTCACACTGCTTATTTCATACTGCCGCTTGAGTTCTTGTATGATGTTTAAGCGATATGTAAATAGCATCTAAATAGCATAGAACAACGTTTAAGGAACATCAAATATTATCTAAGTAATATCTCAATAATGTTTAAGTAATGTCTAAAAATATTCTGATTATTGACGATGAACAAGACCTGCGTGAGCTGGTGCAGCTTTCGCTCAACTGTTTTACGAATTGGCAGGTACAAACGGCGGCAACGGGGGCAGAAGGAATTCAGAAGGCGATCGCCCACCCCTTCGATGCCATTTTGCTGGATATTTCCATGCCGAATATGAACGGATTCCAGGTCTTTGAACAGCTGCAATCGTACAGCGCAACCCAGGCTATCCCGGTGATTCTGCTAACGGCAAAGGTGCAGCCAAACGATCGCCGTCGATTTCTGGAGATGAACGTTGCTGGCATTATTACAAAACCATTTGCCTCAGAAACTATTGCTGCCCACGTTGCCGAACTCCTGGGATGGCAGACGTAAAGTGAATATTGTCGCGGGTTCTTGCAGAGTCATGCTGGATCATTGTGCAAATGATCTGTATGTTCTAACCCGCTGGGTCAATCTGCTGCCATTATGGCTTGTCCCAGCCTAGAAGCTCGCTAATCTTCTCCGGCAGCGTCACCGGATTGAAAGGTTTGGCGATCGCCCCCACGATTCCCAGCGATTCCATCTGTTGCAGGGTCATCCAATGAGCGGTGTCAATCAGCAGCAAAATTGGAGTGGCTTGGGTAAGCGGATATCGTCTGATCTGCTGAACGATTCGCTTTTGAACAAAACTTAAACCATATTGACGGGACAACTGGGCATTAAAAAGAATGGCATCCGGCTTCTGCTGGAGCGGCAGAACCAATTCTTGCGCGGTCTGGGACACAGAAACAATTTGCCAGCCTGCAAGATGCTCCAGGCAGACGCCTATAATTTGCTCAATATCTGCGTCGGCACGCTCGTTCACCAACAGAATGAGGCGAGAAGAAAGTGATGAGGCGGCGACGTCTCCTGTGAAGGCTCGAATATTGTGTAATTTCCAGAAAGCCATCGCTGTAGCCCGGTGCTCATTTGAGGGGTGATCATTGGCTGACCGATATTATTTGCCGACCGATCCTCTGCCGACTCACAATATCGCTATAGCCCGTTTATAGTTACGTTAAAACTTATAGTTACGTTAAAACAAGAAATATAGGGGTTGTACCTTCTATCGGCTACCTGGGAATCGCCCATAGGAGGCATATATATACACGAAAATCGCCCGTAGGGGCACAACGAATACACTCTGTTCTGGATTCAATTCTCATACAATACGGCAGTTATATGACAAAACTGTAAGAAACCGATAAGCAATCTGCGCTTTACGCTAACTTCACCAACCTAAAACTTTTGCCACTTGCTGCCAAACCCCGATCGGATCAAAGGGTTTTGTAATGACTCCAGCAATCCCCATTTCTGCAAAGCGGCGATGATCGTTAGGGAGGATCTTTGCCCTCAGCAGAATCACCGGAATCGATCGCGTCAGCGGATCAGACTGAAGCTGCTCAAATACCTGAAAGCCATCCATATCGGGCATAGAAATATCGAGCAGAATGGCGTCCGGAGCATTCGTTCTTGCCTGGCTAATGCCTTCTATACCGCTGTCTGCTGTCATGGTTTCCCAGCCAGTAATCTTGCGAATCGCAACCTGGATAAAAGCCTGAATTGCCTGGTCGTCGTCAATCAGAAGAATCTTCTGGGTCATGGTTTCCGACTATTGTTCCAGAGCGATCGGCAGCGTGAAATAAAAGGTACTTCCCTGTCCGATCTCACTCTCCGCCCAAATGTCTCCCCCATGCTGCTGCACAATACTCCTGCAAATTGCCAATCCCAGTCCTGTTCCTCCTTTCTGGCGCGAATCGGAAGAATCGACCTGCTGAAACCGTCCAAAAATAGACTCTAGCTTCTCTGAAGGAATGCCGCGCCCTTCGTCGGTGACAGAGAAGAGGAGGTGGGGGGGGAGGAGTGGATGGGTGGATGGGTGGATGGGTGGATGGGTGGATGGGTAAGGGGGTAAATGGGTGCTTCCCCTGCTCCCCTGCTCCCCTGCTCCCCTGCTCCCCCGCTCCCCTGCTCCCCTGCCCACAGTTCTGCCTTCAGCCATACCG from Leptolyngbya ohadii IS1 encodes the following:
- a CDS encoding mechanosensitive ion channel family protein — its product is MNVEISAAWQKVQGMINGFIALIPNIVLAILVFAIFFLVAGMVRRFVGRLTRKRRHARNLGLILGRLAQWIILLVGLFVSLSIVIPTLRAGDLVQLLGISGVAIGFAFRDILQNFLAGILILLTEPFQLDDQIIFKDFEGTVENIQTRATTIRTYDGRRIVIPNSELFTNSVTVNTAFDHRRLEYDVGIGYGDDIEEAKRLILEAIHEIEGVLQDPAPDVIVVDLAASSVNIRARWWVKPPRRADVLALQDRVLTAIKNKLVANGIDLPFPTQQILFHDQTEETDGDRSRQREGWSAGKQDVPKPRSISGSLRKLAEIRLQQDGNGRTSDDA
- a CDS encoding DUF2254 domain-containing protein yields the protein MNHTKLSKLWDSLRSSYWFLPTLIAGIAFVLALGLLEIDRSGNAPGWWWLYTGGPDGARSMLSTIASSMATVAGTAFSITIVALQLAASNFGPRLLRNFMQDMGNQIVLGTFLGTFLYCLLVLRNIRSEGFNQFVPQLSVSIGIVLAIVSVLVLIYFIHHASTIIQASQVITDVGKEFDRAIDRLFPERLGHQAQQHQRPVGEIPSDFETRSVLVRSQDKGYLQAIDDAELMKIACQTDGLLWLKTQPGKYVISSSPVVSFYPKERYSPEIAKKINRVFIFGKERTEQQDIAFPIQQLVEVALRAISPAVNDPYTAIRCIDRLSAGFSQLVQRDFPSPYRYDEFYNLRVIAEPVKLESLFDCAFSPIRQYAQSDSAVTGHLLDAIALIADHAKTSEQKRALRHHADMILRGSQQGLSEECDRQTIEERYQAVLRALS
- a CDS encoding mechanosensitive ion channel family protein, yielding MSGRLVLPTAAQPAADPAILNSDMSLPFVLIQMAFVIGGAIVLHAFLGRLKLRLLAIVHQRTQTHAAESEVHAPLELFLRLLVSTARTGLWVGVALYITNLFPATRRWSNQAIYSIISSLTAPVLTLGRRAYSIIDLLILGALLFAIIILAGILTNLLRSRVLQRAGINRGLQEVIAMLTKYSVVTIATIILLQIWGLDLSSLTILASALGVGIGFGLQDIAKNFGSGLVLVFERPIQVGDFVEVGEFEGTVERIGARSTEIRTLDHVSIIVPNSRFLEKEVINWSHRNPVSRLHIPIGVTHRSDPKIVQKALLEAAQSHPDVLQSPPPKVLFHGFGDSALHFDLLVWTGTPSRQFILKSDLNFLIFEALQRWQIEIPFPQRDLHLRSVQVEPALRDTLNQFSSQSSNHSEDSQ
- a CDS encoding DUF3611 family protein, which gives rise to MQTNVEVKSPGNHLERVATILRITGWSSFVIQIALAATSSVLLILAASGRTFNQAIVAPPGIPGAAVATQATTPGLGVGIFWAVSSVLVLLFGIYLAFRLIRFGKRLRHPDPVIHPHRMKVIEVVRLGTIVGFVGMLLAILGTGTTLAVLLAKSVAQPQGVAIYDPNRIIRSLDIFVAAANTTAVTAHFIGAVVAAGVYNWLHRPSDPV
- a CDS encoding alpha/beta hydrolase, whose amino-acid sequence is MNVFWLKVFWLKIFWLKVFRLKVFRLQVKFLLQCMSFGVFFLPLAAFPAQSAERITLSYGILQRSISIDSLEAYARTGEVDEELEVYIENVSPAQVAQLRQVLQTPITLSPVEVTQFLYTPIGEQLLERISTLIRTDAPRSGFYALRSALILAAADPDGFTPLTVLQQYPLENLDINLTRSLRTVDAVQSLVNETQQAIAQINQQSQVQANQSPLNTALLSAMNPSRPGNFTWTKETIVLNDSSRDRTLPVDIYLPVYLPVASSPRPVIVISHGLGSDRASFAYLAQHLASYGFVVAVPEHPGSSAAQLQALVEGRADRVTDPSEFVNRPLDVKYLLDELSRLSQSEPVFQNRLNLQQVGIVGQSFGGYTALALAGAKLQLDQLQTDCQNLRNSLNLSLVLQCLAQRLPQSQYDLSDSRIKAAIAINPVSSSILGQAGLNQIRIPVMVIASGNDTVSPALPEQIQPFNWIASSNKYLVVINNATHFSTVDASPNAVLSVPPEVIGADPALARQYVRALNVAFFETFVANQPGYQPYLSAAYIRAISQEPLPLSLVLESALKS
- a CDS encoding BON domain-containing protein, whose product is MGWLQRLFGIESPGTEAQQMKMKRSSSVQGSQMSPGLTGQYDWDLREKAGQHEPPVVPEKMGLEGEFDVQGLAKRVAAAFDAIPELRSVETATLKQDGSRIVLEGSVPDQETFDRLVEVASEVDGTKSVDAGRLAIGS
- a CDS encoding bacteriorhodopsin, which translates into the protein MDWQSLWHWLYIGGMSIGAIYFALLGRNPRGIPRLEYFVATFIPLWSGLMYLLMTLPTSGDGLEQGKIEIAGQITHFARYCDWIVTTPLLLMSLSWTAMHHHKSKDWTLIFSLMATQVIVIVTGLIADLSDVPWVRYLWYTIGCVAFLVVLWGIWGPLRDKTRGDAELASFYNGLTTFFTITWICYPLIWITGPSGLRLFDQNVDTFLFCLVPFFSKVVFSFLDLNGLRSLGHREAQSAEEEFVSRTMHFLNGISPFGQPRRSRRRPRVLSKNL